Below is a window of Allomuricauda ruestringensis DSM 13258 DNA.
TCTTGGATTATGATGGAACCTTGGCCGGCTTTCACAAAGACCCCCAACAAGCTTCCCCGGATGAAGAATTATATGAGCTATTGGACGAATTGCACCAGCAAAAGAACACCACTGTATTTTTAATAAGCGGAAGGGACAAAGAAACCTTTGGCCGTTGGTTTTTGCCCAAAAAATATAATATGATCGTAGAACATGGGGTGTGGATTTCCAGAAACGGCGATGACTTTAAGTTGCTGGAACAAGTTAAAAGTGGATGGATGAGCAAAATAAGACCAGTTTTGGAATCTTTCGTAGATAGAACCCCTGGCTCCTTTATCGAGGAAAAAAATTATTCCCTAGCTTGGCATTACAGAAACACCGATCCCGATTTTGGTACAAAAAGAGCAACAGAACTCAATACTGTTTTACGTAGTTTAATCGGGAATGACGATATTAGCGTTTTGAACGGCAACAAGGTCATGGAGGTAAAAAGCAGCAATGTAAACAAAGGTAGGGCCGCCACGAGAATGTTGAGTGAGGATGATTATGACTTTGTATTTGCTATAGGTGATGACTGGACGGATGAATTTATGTTCCAAGAACTACCCGATTCAGCGGTTACCGTGAAAGTAGGACTCAAGAAAACACAAGCCAAATACCATGTGGAAAACACCAAAAGAGTACGGCAACTTTTAAAACGTTTTACAAAACAATGACACGAGGTTTTTTTTTGATTTGCTTATTATTGGTAAGCGCTCTAGGCTGGGCGCAGACTGATACGGAGGTCTATCTTTTTGACCTTAAAGTGAAAAATGGAAAACCAACCCTGTCCAATCCAAAAAATATTTCCAACAATCCCGGTTACGACAACCAACCCTCTTTTTGGGATGATGATTCTGTTTTGTTTGCCTCAACAAGACAAGACCAAACAGATGTTCTTCAATTTAATGTGAATGAGGGCAGTACCTCTTCTTGGTTGACCTATACCACGGCAGGAAGCGAATATTCTCCCCTTCGCATCCCTGGTAAAAATGCCATTTCCGCAATTCGGTTGGATTTAGATGGCCTGCAACGCTTGTACGAATATGATTTTGAAACAAGCGAATCGACCCCGATCACAGATGTAAAGATTGGATACCATGTTTGGTTTAACGACCACATTTTGGTAGCTACTGTTTTGATGGAAAATCGAATGGACTTAAAAGTCATAGACCTTGAAAAAGGGACACAACAAACCGTTCAGCAAAACGTAGGACGTTCGTTGCATAAAATACCGGGTACGGATCTTATTAGTTTTATAAGCAAGAAGAAGATTTGGGAAATAATGTCTTTGGACCCCAAGACGGGTGAATCAAAGAAAATAGCCAACACCTATGCCCAAGAAGAAGATATTTGTTGGTTGGATAAAAACACCATCATCACCGGAGCGGGTAAAATGCTTTTGACAAAGAAACTAAGTTCAGATGCTGATTGGGAAACCATCATTGAGTTTCCACAAGAGGAAATCAATAACATTAGCCGTATTGCTATCAGCCCAAACAGTAAACGATTAGCATTTGTTGCCGAGGAATCGCCTGCGAAAATCATTCAAAAACAAGTAAAAGCCTTTAATAGCCGAGATTTAGATGGATTCGCAGCCTGCTTTGTAGATGATGTACTGGTCAGCCGTTTTCCCAATGAGAAAATGTATCAGGGCAATATCACAATGAGGGACAACTACGAACGCTTCTTCGAAAACGTAAAATCTTCGAGCGTAGAAGTGGTGAACCGCATCATCCTCGGAAACACCATAATAGATGAGGAAAAAACCAAAGTAGATGGCAGGGACGGACACCAAGTCGCCATCTATAAAGTGGAAAATGGATTGATTACCTCCATGACCTTTATTTTCCCCGATGGGCCCTTGACCGATGCCGAAAGTATTGTACAGGAACAATTGGAAGCATACAACAATAGGGATATCGAGGCTTTTGCCGATACTTATGCCAAT
It encodes the following:
- a CDS encoding nuclear transport factor 2 family protein gives rise to the protein MTRGFFLICLLLVSALGWAQTDTEVYLFDLKVKNGKPTLSNPKNISNNPGYDNQPSFWDDDSVLFASTRQDQTDVLQFNVNEGSTSSWLTYTTAGSEYSPLRIPGKNAISAIRLDLDGLQRLYEYDFETSESTPITDVKIGYHVWFNDHILVATVLMENRMDLKVIDLEKGTQQTVQQNVGRSLHKIPGTDLISFISKKKIWEIMSLDPKTGESKKIANTYAQEEDICWLDKNTIITGAGKMLLTKKLSSDADWETIIEFPQEEINNISRIAISPNSKRLAFVAEESPAKIIQKQVKAFNSRDLDGFAACFVDDVLVSRFPNEKMYQGNITMRDNYERFFENVKSSSVEVVNRIILGNTIIDEEKTKVDGRDGHQVAIYKVENGLITSMTFIFPDGPLTDAESIVQEQLEAYNNRDIEAFADTYANAIELYNFPQSLNLKGRSKLTQRYGSFFENTPDLHCEIQNRIVIGNKVIDHESVTVNGMVVKAIAIYEVENGEIAKVTFIK